One region of Drosophila teissieri strain GT53w chromosome 2L, Prin_Dtei_1.1, whole genome shotgun sequence genomic DNA includes:
- the LOC122626811 gene encoding galactose-specific lectin nattectin has protein sequence MVTILFIFCSLPFLVIASSNTNNTDLALHPKCNPLFQCNAYFSVAGFAEVNWLEANYICNRVGAVLATVRNKEQHQLMLYYVNKKERLFGNRTFWLGATNLVDRSYFWTWMSTGVPVTYAQWSKREPKSDQTGQDACLVLGTDNFWHSEPCQRKHNFICENVCQLNYTSLDKRVYI, from the exons ATGGTTACCATATTGTTCATTTTCTGTAGCTTACCTTTTTTGGTAATAGCATCCAGTAACACCAACAATACGGATCTGGCTTTACATCCAAAGTGCAATCCGCTTTTTCAGTGCAATGCGTATTTTTCAGTGGCAGGTTTTGCTGAA GTAAACTGGCTGGAAGCaaactatatatgtaataGAGTTGGAGCAGTCCTAGCTACTGTTAGGAATAAGGAGCAGCATCAGCTAATGCTTTACTACGTCAACAAGAAAG AACGGTTATTTGGAAACAGAACCTTTTGGTTGGGCGCCACAAATCTGGTGGATCGGAGCTATTTCTGGACCTGGATGAGCACTGGCGTTCCCGTGACCTACGCACAATGGAGTAAAAGAGAACCCAAGTCTGATCAAACAGGTCAAGATGCCTGTCTTGTTTTGGGAACTGACAATTTCTGGCATAGTGAACCCTGCCAACGGAAACACAATTTCATTTGCGAAAATGTTTGTCAGCTAAATTATACATCGCTAGACAAAAGAGTATATATCTAA
- the LOC122615227 gene encoding patched domain-containing protein 3, with translation MTCGISCVDKTLNKSFYHLGISIAKHPGYFIIIPVLLTLLCMTGYQQLKYQIDPEYLFSPIAGEGKTERAIVEQYFKVNYTHRFNVGRITRPGRFGRVIVITKDGDKNMIRREVFQELRQLDNIIQNATTTYDGDTYTYKDNCARWENECFENDILNLDALMDDIEAGQLNLTFPFMFNPVTWDAHLFPVFFGGTKLTEDNYVISVPAIQLVYFVTADTKRQDAKGAEWEETFLRVVGNAENSGQFKHISVSYFASRTLDHELEKNTKTVVPYFSSTFLMMGLFSIITCMMGDAVRSKPFLGLMGNVSAIMATLAAFGLAMYCGIEFIGINLAAPFLMIGIGIDDTFVMLAGWRRTKAKMPVAERMGLMMSEAAVSITITSVTDFISFLIGIISPFRSVRIFCTYSVFAVCFTFLWHITFFAACMAISGYREQKNLHSIFGCRVQPMSIAIKENRNFLYKAVMAGGIDTNDPDNPIDNKDHMLMAFFKDKMAAVINNKWCKVIIILAFASYLVGACYGITQIKEGLERRKLSREDSYSVEFFDREDDYYREFPYRMQVIIAGPLNYSDPLVQEQVENLTSTLEHTSYVTSRRYTESWLRSFLSFLDRNNELLNVTVDDEQTFIEAVKEHWLFPGNPFSLDVRFNKDETQIIASRFLIQAVNITDTNHEKEMVRDLRKICKDSPLNASIFHPYFVFFDQFELVRPVSLQAMVIGAIIMMIISFVFIPNILCSLWVAFSVISIELGVAGYMALWDVNLDSISMINLIMCIGFSVDFTAHICYTYMSSKKRSPKARVREALHSLGLPIIQGSSSTILGIVALLLAQSYIFLVFFKMVFLVIFFGAMHGLFLLPVLLSLFGPGSCLTWTGKDDGSDAEVDDGTEDRQLEKPFSQSYYMQYPTIGINGPYGSKGFLGAPYKAYGVDEKDLGLGTSGEDSSESSSSRSQHRQQVAATEEEVVVRESARRRYDDGWRRSSYQNIYGQGGTEFQAQPDLYGKQVSATEWRQRLDTHEQQQRQRQRRSPYENYHQDVEIDMQRARRNSHGDVIDLNGTPNSSVEERFRRRGEAFSAGCGDDSSYRHQQVMAMPSAGSPPSAKRYHRRRSSEDSTSRHQRWPANIEERRARRAYSPAHNRPETFSTSYAYRSSSHHNLYQPNGNSSKYPPTYQYGDYYH, from the exons GTCGCTTCGGGCGAGTCATTGTGATAACGAAGGATGGCGACAAAAATATGATACGCCGCGAGGTGTTCCAGGAGCTGCGCCAGCTGGACAACATTATCCAAAATGCCACAACCACTTATGATGGTGATACCTATACGTACAAGGACAACTGTGCTCGCTGGGAGAACGAGTGCTTTGAGAACGACATTCTCAATTTGGATGCACTGATGGATGAT ATCGAAGCGGGTCAGCTGAATTTGACATTTCCTTTCATGTTTAATCCAGTCACGTGGGACGCCCACTTGTTTCCCGTCTTTTTTGGCGGCACCAAGCTGACTGAGGACAATTATGTGATTAGTGTTCCGGCCATTCAGTTGGTGTATTTCGTGACCGCAGACACCAAAAGGCAGGATGCCAA GGGTGCCGAGTGGGAGGAGACTTTCCTACGAGTGGTTGGCAACGCAGAGAACTCGGGGCAGTTCAAGCACATTTCGGTCTCATATTTCGCTTCCCGTACGTTGGACCATGAACTCGAGAAGAACACGAAGACTGTGGTGCCTTATTTTAGCTCAACCTTTCTGATGATGGGTCTGTTTAG CATTATCACCTGCATGATGGGTGATGCAGTTCGCTCGAAACCCTTCCTGGGACTCATGGGCAACGTCTCGGCCATTATGGCCACCCTGGCCGCTTTTGGTCTGGCCATGTACTGCGGCATTGAGTTCATTGGCATCAATCTCGCTGCTCCCTTCCTGATGATCG GCATTGGCATCGACGACACTTTCGTAATGCTGGCCGGTTGGCGGCGCACCAAAGCCAAAATGCCGGTCGCGGAACGAATGGGTCTTATGATGTCCGAGGCGGCAGTGTCGATCACCATCACCTCGGTCACCGACTTCATTTCGTTCCTGATCGGAATTATCAGCCCTTTCCGATCGGTCAGGATCTTCTGCACGTACTCCGTGTTCGCCGTTTGCTTTACATTCCTGTGGCACATCACCTTCTTTGCAGCCTGTATGGCCATTTCGGGCTACAGGGAGCAAAAGAATTTGCATTCCATTTTCGGCTGCCGTGTCCAGCCAATGTCTATTGCAATCAAAG AGAATCGCAACTTCCTTTACAAGGCGGTCATGGCTGGTGGTATAGACACTAACGATCCTGACAATCCCATCGACAACAAGGATCACATGTTGATGGCGTTCTTCAAGGACAAGATGGCTGCAGTAATCAACAACAAGTGGTGTAAGGTTATAATCATCCTGGCCTTTGCAAGCTATTTGGTTGGCGCCTGCTACGGAATCACCCAAATAAAGGAGGGCCTCGAACGACGAAAGCTCTCCCGGGAAGACTCCTACTCGGTGGAGTTTTTTGATCGCGAGGACGACTACTACCGCGAGTTTCCATACAGAATGCAG GTAATTATTGCAGGCCCGTTAAACTACTCGGATCCTCTAGTCCAGGAGCAAGTGGAGAACCTAACCAGCACCCTGGAGCATACCTCATACGTAACCTCCAGGCGCTATACGGAGTCCTGGCTACGCTCGTTCCTTTCATTCTTGGACCGGAACAATGAGCTCCTTAATGTTACCGTGGACGACGAGCAGACATTCATTGAGGCCGTGAAGGAGCACTGGTTGTTCCCTGGCAACCCCTTCTCCCTGGATGTTCGCTTCAACAAGGACGAAACCCAAATTATTGCCTCGCGCTTTCTCATTCAAGCGGTTAACATCACAGATACCAATCACGAAAAAGAGATGGTTCGGGATCTGCGAAAGATCTGCAAAGACTCTCCACTGAATGCCTCGATATTCCATCCATATTTCGTGTTCTTTGATCAGTTCGAACTGGTGAGACCGGTTTCACTTCAGGCAATGGTGATCGGGGCCATCATTATGATGATAATCTCCTTTGTTTTTATCCCTAATATACTTTGTTCCTTGTGGGTGGCCTTCTCAGTCATCTCCATAGAGCTGGGCGTTGCTGGATATATGGCCTTGTGGGACGTTAACCTGGACTCCATTTCGATGATTAATTTGATCATGTGTATTGGGTTCTCAGTGGACTTTACCGCTCACATCTGCTACACATACATGTCCTCGAAAAAACGCAGTCCCAAGGCACGAGTCCGAGAAGCTCTTCACTCCCTGGGTCTGCCAATTATTCAGGGCTCCAGTTCAACCATTCTGGGTATTGTAGCCCTTCTGCTGGCCCAGAGCTACATATTTCTGGTGTTCTTCAAGATGGTGTTTTTGGTGATATTCTTCGGCGCAATGCACGGCCTCTTTCTGCTGCCTGTGTTACTATCACTCTTCGGACCCGGATCTTGTCTTACTTGGACGGGAAAGGACGATGGTAGCGACGCAGAGGTAGACGACGGCACGGAGGACCGTCAGCTAGAAAAGCCTTTCTCACAGTCATATTACATGCAATACCCTACCATTGGAATCAACGGCCCATATGGCTCGAAAGGCTTCCTGGGAGCCCCGTACAAGGCCTACGGTGTGGACGAGAAGGATCTAGGACTGGGCACCTCTGGTGAGGACTCCTCGGAAAGCAGCTCGAGTCGATCGCAGCACCGTCAACAGGTTGCCGCTACAGAGGAGGAGGTTGTGGTACGTGAGTCTGCGCGGCGGAGATACGACGACGGCTGGCGTCGCTCCTCCTACCAGAACATTTATGGACAGGGTGGAACAGAGTTTCAGGCTCAACCCGATCTGTATGGCAAGCAGGTTTCGGCGACCGAGTGGCGACAGCGTTTGGATACtcacgagcagcagcagcgtcagCGGCAGCGGAGAAGTCCCTATGAGAACTACCACCAGGACGTAGAGATTGACATGCAGAGGGCGCGACGTAACTCTCACGGCGACGTTATCGATCTGAATGGAACACCCAACTCCTCCGTTGAGGAGCGGTTCCGACGACGGGGTGAAGCCTTCAGTGCAGGATGTGGGGACGACAGCAGCTACCGTCATCAACAGGTAATGGCTATGCCAAGCGCTGGATCGCCTCCTTCAGCTAAGCGGTATCACCGACGACGATCCTCGGAGGATTCGACCAGTCGACACCAGCGATGGCCTGCAAACATCGAGGAGCGGAGGGCACGACGCGCTTACTCGCCTGCCCACAACCGCCCAGAGACTTTCTCGACCAGCTACGCCTACCGCTCCTCCTCGCACCATAACCTTTACCAGCCGAACGGGAATTCTTCAAAGTATCCGCCCACTTACCAGTACGGCGACTACTACCATTAA